Proteins encoded within one genomic window of Mycolicibacterium monacense:
- a CDS encoding QcrA and Rieske domain-containing protein, with product MEFETSNMSRRQVVVGAGVGTLAAALSACGSGGEAPAEQPAESPDAGASAGESLVKVADVPVGSGVVLEDLVVTQPTPGAFTGLSNVCTHKGCKVSEVVGGEIVCPCHGSRFGLDGSVVKGPATEPLKSRPVAVEGDEVVLT from the coding sequence ATGGAATTCGAGACGTCGAACATGTCGCGGCGGCAGGTCGTTGTCGGAGCCGGGGTGGGCACCCTGGCCGCGGCGTTGAGCGCGTGCGGTTCCGGTGGTGAGGCGCCGGCCGAGCAGCCGGCCGAGTCACCCGACGCCGGCGCGTCCGCCGGCGAATCCCTTGTGAAGGTCGCCGACGTCCCCGTCGGTTCGGGTGTCGTCCTGGAGGACCTGGTCGTGACGCAGCCGACGCCGGGTGCGTTCACCGGATTGTCGAACGTGTGCACCCACAAGGGCTGCAAGGTGTCCGAGGTGGTCGGCGGCGAGATCGTCTGCCCCTGCCACGGCAGCCGCTTCGGCCTGGACGGTTCGGTCGTCAAGGGGCCGGCGACCGAACCGTTGAAGAGCCGGCCCGTCGCGGTCGAGGGTGACGAGGTCGTTCTCACCTGA
- a CDS encoding nucleotide disphospho-sugar-binding domain-containing protein codes for MPEVLIASMSPIGHLGPLLNLARGLVDRGDRVTVLTSAARAGMIRAAGARPRALPPQTDIDESRLNESLPGREKTSGIKRVDFDITNVFVTPLPHQAAALAEAFAETRYDAVIVDAMFLGILPFLLGEHAARPPVLAYSTTPLLISSRDTAPPGLGLPPSSSPLGWLRNSALTTLTHRVLLRGCHRAADEALHRMNSRPLPMFVTDAALLADRFIAPTVPEFDYPRGDLPPHVRYVGAVHPARTQTFTPPPWWGALDGGRPVVHVTQGTVDNADPRRLLLPTVEALAGEEVTVVVTTGGRGLSVPHTALPTNTHVAEFIPHDVLLPKVDVMVTNGGFGAVQRALSLGVPLVVAGDTEDKPEVAARVAWTGAGVDLRTGTPTPGAIRSAVRDVLDRAHYRENARRLEVAFTRRDGVAEIAAVIDEVLAERRQTVR; via the coding sequence ATGCCGGAAGTACTGATCGCGTCCATGTCGCCGATAGGCCACCTCGGGCCGTTGCTCAACCTCGCCCGCGGCCTCGTCGACCGCGGTGACCGGGTCACGGTCCTGACCTCGGCCGCGCGCGCCGGGATGATCCGCGCGGCCGGGGCACGACCCCGCGCCCTGCCGCCGCAGACCGACATCGACGAGAGCCGGCTCAACGAAAGCCTCCCCGGGCGCGAGAAGACGTCCGGCATCAAACGGGTCGACTTCGACATCACCAACGTCTTCGTGACCCCATTGCCCCATCAGGCGGCAGCCCTGGCCGAGGCGTTCGCCGAGACACGGTATGACGCCGTCATCGTCGACGCGATGTTCCTGGGCATCCTGCCGTTCCTGCTCGGTGAACACGCCGCCCGCCCACCGGTGCTGGCCTACTCGACCACGCCGCTGTTGATCAGCAGCCGGGACACCGCTCCTCCGGGGTTGGGTCTGCCGCCGTCGTCGAGCCCGCTCGGGTGGCTGCGCAACTCGGCGCTGACCACGCTGACGCACCGGGTCCTCCTGCGAGGCTGCCACCGGGCCGCCGACGAGGCGCTGCACCGGATGAACAGCCGCCCGCTGCCGATGTTCGTCACCGACGCCGCGTTGCTCGCCGACCGCTTCATCGCCCCTACCGTCCCCGAATTCGACTATCCGCGCGGCGATCTGCCGCCTCATGTGCGCTACGTGGGCGCTGTGCATCCCGCACGGACGCAGACGTTCACCCCGCCCCCGTGGTGGGGGGCGCTCGACGGCGGACGCCCGGTGGTGCACGTCACCCAGGGCACCGTCGACAACGCCGACCCCCGGCGGCTACTGCTGCCGACCGTCGAGGCGCTGGCCGGTGAGGAAGTCACCGTGGTGGTCACCACCGGTGGCCGTGGACTTTCCGTACCTCACACCGCCCTGCCGACGAATACCCATGTGGCCGAATTCATTCCGCATGACGTGTTGCTTCCGAAGGTCGACGTGATGGTCACCAACGGCGGGTTCGGTGCGGTGCAGCGCGCGCTGTCCCTCGGCGTGCCGCTCGTGGTCGCGGGCGACACCGAGGACAAGCCGGAGGTCGCCGCGCGCGTCGCCTGGACCGGTGCCGGTGTCGACCTGCGCACCGGCACGCCGACTCCCGGTGCGATCCGCTCGGCGGTCCGCGACGTGCTCGACCGCGCGCACTACCGGGAGAACGCCCGACGGCTCGAGGTCGCCTTCACACGCCGCGACGGAGTGGCCGAGATCGCCGCGGTGATCGACGAAGTCCTCGCCGAGCGTCGTCAGACAGTGCGGTGA
- the fdhD gene encoding formate dehydrogenase accessory sulfurtransferase FdhD, which translates to MGRVTARRRIHHITAETSVARPETLAVEEPLEIRVGGEPLTVTMRTPGSDVELAQGFLLTEGIIGHRDDVLTVRYCRGAGDDGVNTYNVLDVALAPHVSAPSPDLRRNFYSTSSCGVCGKASLEAVQLISRHGPGDDPTRVGADTLSALPDRLRAAQKVFATTGGLHGAALFTADGGMLVVREDVGRHNAVDKVIGWALEADRIPLTGTVLLVSGRASFELTQKAVMAGIPVLAAVSAPSSLAVDLAGQSGLTLVAFLRGQSMNVYTRPDRITR; encoded by the coding sequence ATGGGTCGTGTCACCGCGCGGCGGCGCATACACCACATCACCGCCGAAACCAGCGTCGCGCGGCCCGAGACGCTGGCGGTCGAAGAGCCACTCGAGATCCGCGTCGGGGGCGAACCACTCACCGTCACGATGCGTACACCCGGGTCGGATGTCGAACTGGCACAAGGCTTTCTGCTCACCGAAGGAATCATCGGGCACCGCGACGACGTGCTGACGGTGCGGTACTGCCGCGGCGCGGGCGATGACGGCGTCAACACCTACAACGTGCTCGACGTGGCGTTGGCGCCGCACGTGTCCGCACCCAGTCCGGATCTGCGGCGCAACTTCTATTCCACCTCGTCGTGCGGGGTGTGCGGCAAGGCCTCCCTGGAGGCCGTGCAACTCATCAGCCGACACGGACCCGGAGACGACCCCACCCGGGTGGGCGCCGACACGTTGTCCGCACTGCCGGATCGGCTACGGGCGGCGCAGAAGGTGTTCGCCACCACCGGCGGGCTGCACGGCGCCGCGCTGTTCACCGCCGACGGCGGGATGCTCGTCGTGCGCGAGGATGTCGGTAGGCACAACGCCGTCGACAAGGTGATCGGCTGGGCACTCGAGGCCGACCGCATCCCCCTGACCGGAACGGTGCTTCTGGTCAGCGGCCGGGCATCCTTCGAGCTGACGCAGAAGGCCGTCATGGCGGGTATCCCGGTGCTCGCCGCGGTATCGGCGCCGTCGTCGCTGGCGGTCGACCTGGCCGGCCAGTCCGGCCTCACGCTGGTGGCCTTCCTGCGCGGCCAGTCGATGAACGTCTACACCCGGCCGGACCGCATCACCCGCTGA
- a CDS encoding NHL repeat-containing protein: MALLRAAAAAAAVLTVVGGCASEQSAQPPSTSAATATTTGLLPSGVPTEGSRPPVEGLPPPAEPQRAPAPTTPVPGRTVAVGAQPEGIVVDAQTRTVAVLKRQPDELVLLDADTGEVTGRTALPGFGRHLQLARPGGPVLVPVESADALIRVALPGGESQSQIVTGTFPHDASEAPNGTVFVANELGGTVTVLRGDEIVKVFTDSVQPAGLAPVGDSMGLLDVRKNDLTVYDTEELTIVGATTAGEGPTHQVADKHGRLIVTDTRGDAVRVFTPRPEPREVGLAAQPGGPYGITYDPNHDRVWVASSGTNEVVGYDMAEPTPREVARFPTVQNPYTVAVDPTTGRLFVAGVTGGVVQIIDVTS; the protein is encoded by the coding sequence ATGGCCCTGCTCCGCGCCGCCGCGGCCGCGGCCGCCGTCCTCACCGTGGTCGGCGGGTGCGCGTCGGAACAGTCGGCGCAACCACCGTCGACGTCCGCCGCCACCGCGACGACCACCGGGCTGCTGCCGTCCGGAGTGCCGACCGAAGGCAGCCGCCCACCCGTCGAGGGGCTGCCGCCACCGGCCGAACCACAGCGGGCGCCGGCCCCGACGACACCCGTGCCCGGTCGCACCGTCGCGGTCGGAGCCCAGCCGGAGGGCATCGTCGTCGACGCGCAGACGCGCACCGTCGCCGTACTGAAACGTCAGCCCGACGAGCTGGTACTTCTCGACGCCGATACCGGAGAGGTCACCGGCCGTACCGCGCTGCCCGGGTTCGGCCGTCACCTGCAGCTGGCGCGGCCCGGCGGCCCGGTGCTGGTCCCCGTCGAAAGTGCCGACGCGCTCATTCGCGTCGCGCTGCCCGGTGGCGAGTCCCAGTCGCAGATCGTCACCGGCACGTTCCCGCACGACGCGTCCGAAGCCCCCAACGGCACGGTCTTCGTGGCCAACGAACTCGGCGGGACGGTGACCGTCCTGCGCGGCGACGAGATCGTCAAGGTGTTCACCGACAGTGTCCAGCCCGCCGGTCTCGCGCCGGTCGGCGACTCGATGGGGTTGCTCGACGTCCGCAAGAACGACCTCACCGTCTACGACACCGAAGAGCTGACGATCGTCGGTGCAACAACCGCCGGCGAAGGACCGACCCACCAGGTCGCCGACAAGCACGGCCGGCTGATCGTGACCGACACCCGCGGTGACGCCGTGCGCGTGTTCACGCCGCGGCCGGAGCCGCGAGAAGTGGGGCTGGCGGCACAGCCCGGCGGGCCCTACGGCATCACCTATGACCCGAACCACGACCGGGTGTGGGTGGCGTCCTCGGGCACCAACGAGGTCGTCGGGTACGACATGGCCGAACCGACGCCGCGGGAGGTGGCGCGGTTCCCGACGGTGCAGAATCCCTACACCGTCGCCGTCGACCCCACGACCGGCAGGCTGTTCGTCGCCGGTGTGACCGGAGGCGTGGTCCAGATCATCGACGTCACCTCCTAG
- a CDS encoding TetR/AcrR family transcriptional regulator — protein MNRRPNRRGQATREAMLDAALRTLATGDATAASANRIAKDAGATWGAVKYQFGDIDGLWAAVLARTAERRGQLAPALFARTLIGRSSTTPEAPLRARVAAIIDVLFDGLSAPDSRAIETLRAALPRDGAELERLYPRTAAELQSWGQSWIAACQTAFADVDVDPERVREVASFIPGAMRGLVSERQLGSYYDLDLARRGLTNAIVTYLQPARGSVPGAD, from the coding sequence GTGAACCGGCGCCCGAACCGGCGCGGACAGGCCACCCGTGAGGCGATGCTCGACGCCGCGCTGCGGACTCTCGCCACGGGTGACGCCACCGCGGCGTCGGCCAACCGCATCGCCAAGGACGCCGGTGCCACCTGGGGTGCGGTGAAGTACCAGTTCGGGGACATCGACGGGCTCTGGGCGGCCGTGCTCGCGCGCACCGCCGAGCGCCGCGGACAACTCGCCCCGGCGCTCTTCGCGAGGACGCTCATCGGCAGGTCGAGCACCACACCCGAAGCGCCCCTGCGGGCACGGGTCGCCGCCATCATCGACGTGCTCTTCGACGGTCTGTCCGCTCCGGACTCCCGCGCGATCGAGACGCTGCGCGCGGCGCTGCCACGCGACGGCGCCGAACTGGAACGGCTCTACCCTCGGACCGCGGCCGAACTGCAGTCGTGGGGCCAGAGCTGGATCGCGGCCTGTCAGACCGCGTTCGCCGATGTCGACGTCGACCCCGAGCGTGTCCGCGAAGTCGCCTCGTTCATCCCCGGCGCGATGCGCGGTCTGGTCTCCGAGCGCCAACTCGGTTCGTACTACGACCTGGACCTCGCCCGGCGCGGACTGACCAACGCGATCGTCACCTACCTGCAGCCGGCCCGGGGATCTGTGCCCGGCGCCGACTGA
- a CDS encoding Rieske 2Fe-2S domain-containing protein, with amino-acid sequence MAKPPLSMKPTGWFCVAWSDEVGVGDVRAMHYFGEEMVAWRTQSGRVTVMNAYCEHLGAHLGHGGHVVDEVIQCPFHGWQWNAEGRNVCIPYQDRPNRGRRMRTYPVVERNDAIWIWHDVDGREPFFDAPDVFASFADGSSAAGYYPQQRLFRGSLEMHPQYVLENGVDFAHFKYVHQTPIVPVFTRHDFSAPVSYVDFTITFEGDEGQSIDDVRSGVEAINGGLGIAVTKSWGMVDNRTISAVTPVDERTSDVRFMVYIGRTPGRDDQRAADKARGFGEEVIRQFAQDIHIWSHQRYSDPPALATAEFEGFTAIRQWAKQFYPDGIGGSAAEVHAALQKG; translated from the coding sequence ATGGCCAAACCGCCGTTGTCGATGAAGCCGACCGGCTGGTTCTGCGTGGCGTGGTCGGACGAGGTCGGCGTCGGGGACGTGCGCGCGATGCACTACTTCGGCGAGGAGATGGTGGCCTGGCGCACACAGTCGGGCCGCGTCACCGTGATGAACGCCTACTGCGAACACCTCGGCGCGCACCTCGGCCACGGCGGTCACGTGGTCGACGAGGTCATCCAGTGCCCGTTCCACGGCTGGCAGTGGAACGCCGAGGGTCGCAACGTCTGCATCCCGTATCAGGACCGGCCCAACCGCGGCAGGCGGATGCGGACCTACCCGGTGGTCGAGCGCAACGACGCCATCTGGATCTGGCACGACGTCGACGGCCGCGAACCCTTCTTCGACGCCCCCGACGTGTTCGCCTCGTTCGCCGACGGCAGCAGCGCCGCGGGCTACTACCCGCAGCAGCGGCTCTTCCGCGGGTCGCTGGAGATGCACCCGCAGTACGTCCTCGAGAACGGCGTCGACTTCGCGCATTTCAAGTACGTGCACCAGACGCCGATCGTCCCGGTGTTCACCCGTCACGACTTCTCCGCACCCGTGTCCTACGTCGACTTCACCATCACGTTCGAAGGTGACGAGGGTCAGTCCATCGACGATGTGCGCAGCGGCGTCGAGGCCATCAACGGCGGGCTGGGCATCGCGGTGACCAAGAGCTGGGGGATGGTCGACAACCGCACGATCTCGGCGGTCACCCCCGTCGACGAGCGCACCTCCGATGTCCGGTTCATGGTCTACATCGGACGCACTCCCGGTCGAGACGACCAGCGGGCCGCGGACAAGGCGCGCGGCTTCGGCGAGGAGGTCATCCGGCAGTTCGCCCAGGACATCCACATCTGGAGCCACCAGCGCTACTCCGATCCGCCCGCGCTGGCGACCGCCGAGTTCGAGGGTTTCACCGCGATCCGCCAGTGGGCCAAGCAGTTCTACCCGGACGGCATCGGTGGCAGCGCCGCCGAAGTCCACGCCGCACTACAGAAGGGCTGA
- a CDS encoding NAD(P)H-dependent amine dehydrogenase family protein: protein MSDRLSPIRVFQVATGNVGTEMIKRLQHRPDLELVGLHCYTPDKIGRDAGEIAGIDPIGVTATGSVDEIIAARPDVLTFHGVFPDEDLYVKVLEAGIDIVTTADWITGWHRDHNHPHPSGRPVTQVLAEAAARGGSTFYGTGMNPGVNQILGVVCSADVAEIENVTTIESVDVSCHHSRDTWIEVGYGQPVDDPDIPGKLEKYTRVFADSVLMMADCFGLQLDEVTFSYELGACTKDVDLGWYQLPKGSLGGNYIKYQGMVDGVPRVETHLEWQMTPYTDPSWDIKGCYITQIKGDPCIYNKHMIFPKPGVDLSDPASFASIGMTVTGLPALNAIASVVAAPPGLLTSADLPLRGFAGRFKI from the coding sequence ATGTCCGACAGGCTTTCCCCGATCCGGGTCTTCCAGGTCGCGACCGGCAACGTCGGCACCGAGATGATCAAGCGGCTGCAGCACCGGCCCGACCTCGAACTGGTCGGCCTGCACTGCTACACACCGGACAAGATCGGCCGCGACGCCGGCGAGATCGCCGGCATCGACCCGATCGGCGTGACCGCCACCGGTTCGGTCGACGAGATCATCGCGGCACGGCCCGACGTCTTGACGTTTCATGGCGTGTTCCCCGACGAGGACCTCTACGTCAAGGTCCTCGAGGCCGGCATCGACATCGTCACCACCGCCGACTGGATCACCGGATGGCACCGCGACCACAACCACCCGCACCCGTCGGGGAGACCGGTCACCCAGGTCCTGGCGGAAGCGGCCGCACGTGGTGGTTCCACGTTCTACGGCACCGGGATGAACCCCGGCGTGAACCAGATCCTCGGGGTCGTGTGCTCCGCCGACGTCGCCGAGATCGAGAACGTCACGACCATCGAGTCGGTCGACGTGTCGTGCCACCACAGCAGGGACACCTGGATCGAGGTCGGCTACGGCCAACCCGTCGACGATCCGGACATCCCGGGCAAGTTGGAGAAGTACACGCGCGTCTTCGCCGACAGCGTGCTGATGATGGCCGACTGCTTCGGCCTGCAACTCGACGAGGTGACCTTCTCCTACGAGCTCGGTGCCTGCACCAAGGACGTCGACCTCGGTTGGTACCAGCTGCCGAAGGGATCGCTCGGGGGCAACTACATCAAGTACCAGGGCATGGTGGACGGGGTGCCCCGCGTCGAGACGCACCTCGAGTGGCAGATGACCCCGTACACCGACCCCAGCTGGGACATCAAGGGCTGCTACATCACCCAGATCAAGGGCGATCCGTGCATCTACAACAAACACATGATCTTCCCGAAGCCCGGCGTGGACCTGTCCGACCCCGCATCGTTCGCCTCGATCGGCATGACCGTCACCGGGCTTCCCGCGCTCAACGCGATCGCCTCCGTCGTCGCCGCCCCGCCCGGACTGTTGACCAGCGCCGATCTACCGCTGCGCGGGTTCGCGGGCCGGTTCAAGATCTGA